The bacterium genome has a window encoding:
- a CDS encoding thioredoxin domain-containing protein → MKNIFSTRRGELSVPLAIIVAGLIIGVSVIYAVGKKSVTGPIADDGADVSGTANALDKARAVGADDHILGDPNAPVKIIEYSDTECPFCKRFHETMRQLVAEYDGKVAWVYRNFPLDSLHPKAPKEAAAAECAAELGGNEAYWTYLNRLYEITPSNNGLDFAELPKIAAYAGLNIAEFNACVASGKTTARVSADYAEAVAVGARGTPFSIVVSASGQKTTIPGALPLESVKNIVDEALR, encoded by the coding sequence ATGAAAAACATTTTCAGTACTCGTCGGGGTGAGCTTTCGGTTCCGCTCGCGATTATCGTCGCGGGACTTATTATCGGCGTTTCGGTCATTTACGCGGTCGGAAAAAAGTCCGTTACCGGTCCGATTGCGGATGACGGAGCGGATGTTTCGGGAACCGCGAATGCGCTGGATAAAGCGCGGGCCGTCGGCGCGGACGACCACATTCTTGGCGATCCGAATGCTCCGGTAAAAATTATTGAATATTCCGACACCGAATGTCCGTTCTGTAAACGGTTTCATGAAACCATGCGGCAGCTGGTTGCCGAGTATGACGGCAAAGTGGCGTGGGTGTACCGGAACTTCCCATTAGATTCATTGCATCCGAAAGCCCCGAAAGAAGCCGCGGCGGCGGAGTGCGCGGCAGAGCTTGGCGGCAATGAAGCATATTGGACATATCTAAACCGGCTTTATGAGATTACACCGTCCAACAACGGTCTTGATTTTGCCGAGTTGCCGAAGATCGCCGCCTACGCCGGACTTAACATCGCGGAGTTTAACGCATGCGTGGCAAGCGGAAAGACGACAGCGCGCGTGTCGGCGGATTACGCGGAAGCGGTTGCGGTTGGCGCGCGTGGAACGCCGTTTAGCATCGTCGTAAGCGCGAGCGGACAAAAAACAACGATTCCGGGAGCATTGCCGCTGGAGTCGGTGAAGAATATTGTTGATGAGGCGTTGAGGTAA